One Candidatus Coatesbacteria bacterium DNA window includes the following coding sequences:
- the eda gene encoding bifunctional 4-hydroxy-2-oxoglutarate aldolase/2-dehydro-3-deoxy-phosphogluconate aldolase: MAERLRDNQAELRRRVRRARVVPLIRTREAATARRVGGTLIAAGATVLEVALTCPDAPAVLRALSPADCLVGAASVADEESLRAALEAGADFAVSAHLDRRLIEVCQAAGRPFIPGAATPTEICAAVESGAELVKVFPARQLGGPAYLRSLLGPLPGLRLLPAGGIALEEIDDYLAAGAWGVVVGNALIGAAEPSAAYTELQRRLSAERSGAGGGS; encoded by the coding sequence ATGGCTGAGCGGTTGCGTGACAACCAGGCCGAGCTGCGGCGGCGCGTGCGCCGCGCCCGGGTGGTGCCGCTGATCCGCACCCGGGAGGCCGCAACGGCCCGCCGGGTGGGCGGAACGTTGATCGCGGCCGGCGCCACGGTCCTCGAGGTGGCGTTGACCTGCCCTGATGCCCCGGCGGTCCTGCGGGCGCTGTCGCCGGCGGACTGCCTGGTCGGCGCGGCCAGCGTGGCGGACGAGGAGTCCCTGCGGGCCGCTCTGGAGGCCGGGGCGGACTTCGCCGTCAGCGCCCACCTCGATCGTCGCTTGATCGAGGTTTGCCAGGCGGCCGGTCGGCCCTTCATCCCCGGGGCGGCGACGCCGACGGAGATTTGCGCCGCCGTCGAGTCCGGCGCCGAGCTGGTCAAGGTCTTTCCGGCCCGACAGCTCGGCGGACCGGCCTACCTGCGGTCCCTGCTGGGTCCGCTGCCCGGTCTGCGCCTGCTGCCGGCGGGGGGGATCGCCCTCGAGGAGATCGACGACTATCTGGCGGCCGGCGCCTGGGGCGTCGTCGTCGGCAATGCTCTGATCGGCGCCGCCGAGCCGTCCGCGGCCTACACCGAGCTGCAGCGCCGCCTGTCCGCGGAACGGTCCGGCGCGGGAGGTGGATCGTGA